The proteins below are encoded in one region of Scatophagus argus isolate fScaArg1 chromosome 24, fScaArg1.pri, whole genome shotgun sequence:
- the LOC124055262 gene encoding vesicle transport protein SFT2B-like isoform X3 has translation MKQELPLGFLLVPTSHPSLSCQTLAARANEASTLTCGTRMKGFVFSFVLGIILAFLGTFMLWIPGLGLGVFAALYTAGNICALVSTMFLTGPCQQLKTMCAIERAFATVMMLVCMVLTLLAAFWWNNIGLALVFCVLQFLAFTWYALSYVPYARESIIKLLKICF, from the exons ATGAAGCAGGAACTCCCTCTGGGTTTCCTCCTGGTTCCCACGAGTCATCCGAGTCTTTCGTGTCAGACGTTAGCTGCA AGAGCCAATGAGGCGTCGACGCTGACTTGTGGGACGAGGATGAAGGGCTTCGTGTTCTCCTTTGTTTTGGGGATTATACTTGCCTTCCTG GGCACCTTCATGCTGTGGATTCCAGGTCTTGGTCTTGGTGTGTTCGCTGCCCTCTACACTGCGGGAAACATCTGCGCTCTGGTCAG CACCATGTTCCTGACTGGTCCGTGTCAGCAGCTGAAGACCATGTGTGCCATCGAGAGAGCGTTCGCCACCGTCATGATGCTG gTGTGTATGGTGCTCACGCTGCTGGCTGCCTTCTGG TGGAACAACATCGGCCTCGCTCTGGTGTTCTGTGTCCTTCAGTTTCTGGCATTCACCtg GTACGCCCTGTCATATGTCCCGTACGCCAg GGAGAGCATCATCAAGTTATTAAAGATCTGTTTCTAG
- the LOC124055262 gene encoding vesicle transport protein SFT2B-like isoform X1: protein MKQELPLGFLLVPTSHPSLSCQTLAARANEASTLTCGTRMKGFVFSFVLGIILAFLGTFMLWIPGLGLGVFAALYTAGNICALVSTMFLTGPCQQLKTMCAIERAFATVMMLVCMVLTLLAAFWWNNIGLALVFCVLQFLAFTWYNTHTHTHTHSQARMHAHSQAHTLSHTHTHCGYTPSD from the exons ATGAAGCAGGAACTCCCTCTGGGTTTCCTCCTGGTTCCCACGAGTCATCCGAGTCTTTCGTGTCAGACGTTAGCTGCA AGAGCCAATGAGGCGTCGACGCTGACTTGTGGGACGAGGATGAAGGGCTTCGTGTTCTCCTTTGTTTTGGGGATTATACTTGCCTTCCTG GGCACCTTCATGCTGTGGATTCCAGGTCTTGGTCTTGGTGTGTTCGCTGCCCTCTACACTGCGGGAAACATCTGCGCTCTGGTCAG CACCATGTTCCTGACTGGTCCGTGTCAGCAGCTGAAGACCATGTGTGCCATCGAGAGAGCGTTCGCCACCGTCATGATGCTG gTGTGTATGGTGCTCACGCTGCTGGCTGCCTTCTGG TGGAACAACATCGGCCTCGCTCTGGTGTTCTGTGTCCTTCAGTTTCTGGCATTCACCtggtacaacacacacacacacacacacacacactcacaggcacgcatgcatgcacattcacaggcacacacactctctcacacacacacacactgtgggtaCACTCCATCTGACTGA
- the LOC124055262 gene encoding vesicle transport protein SFT2A-like isoform X7: MKQELPLGFLLVPTSHPSLSCQTLAARANEASTLTCGTRMKGFVFSFVLGIILAFLGTFMLWIPGLGLGVFAALYTAGNICALVSTMFLTGPCQQLKTMCAIERAFATVMMLVCMVLTLLAAFWVRPVICPVRQGEHHQVIKDLFLARSG, encoded by the exons ATGAAGCAGGAACTCCCTCTGGGTTTCCTCCTGGTTCCCACGAGTCATCCGAGTCTTTCGTGTCAGACGTTAGCTGCA AGAGCCAATGAGGCGTCGACGCTGACTTGTGGGACGAGGATGAAGGGCTTCGTGTTCTCCTTTGTTTTGGGGATTATACTTGCCTTCCTG GGCACCTTCATGCTGTGGATTCCAGGTCTTGGTCTTGGTGTGTTCGCTGCCCTCTACACTGCGGGAAACATCTGCGCTCTGGTCAG CACCATGTTCCTGACTGGTCCGTGTCAGCAGCTGAAGACCATGTGTGCCATCGAGAGAGCGTTCGCCACCGTCATGATGCTG gTGTGTATGGTGCTCACGCTGCTGGCTGCCTTCTGG GTACGCCCTGTCATATGTCCCGTACGCCAg GGAGAGCATCATCAAGTTATTAAAGATCTGTTTCTAGCACGCTCTGGCTGA
- the LOC124055262 gene encoding vesicle transport protein SFT2B-like isoform X6: MKQELPLGFLLVPTSHPSLSCQTLAARANEASTLTCGTRMKGFVFSFVLGIILAFLGTFMLWIPGLGLGVFAALYTAGNICALVSTMFLTGPCQQLKTMCAIERAFATVMMLVCMVLTLLAAFWWNNIGLALVFCVLQFLAFTWESIIKLLKICF, encoded by the exons ATGAAGCAGGAACTCCCTCTGGGTTTCCTCCTGGTTCCCACGAGTCATCCGAGTCTTTCGTGTCAGACGTTAGCTGCA AGAGCCAATGAGGCGTCGACGCTGACTTGTGGGACGAGGATGAAGGGCTTCGTGTTCTCCTTTGTTTTGGGGATTATACTTGCCTTCCTG GGCACCTTCATGCTGTGGATTCCAGGTCTTGGTCTTGGTGTGTTCGCTGCCCTCTACACTGCGGGAAACATCTGCGCTCTGGTCAG CACCATGTTCCTGACTGGTCCGTGTCAGCAGCTGAAGACCATGTGTGCCATCGAGAGAGCGTTCGCCACCGTCATGATGCTG gTGTGTATGGTGCTCACGCTGCTGGCTGCCTTCTGG TGGAACAACATCGGCCTCGCTCTGGTGTTCTGTGTCCTTCAGTTTCTGGCATTCACCtg GGAGAGCATCATCAAGTTATTAAAGATCTGTTTCTAG
- the LOC124055262 gene encoding vesicle transport protein SFT2B-like isoform X2 has protein sequence MDKLKKALSRGDEGGADGPGILERANEASTLTCGTRMKGFVFSFVLGIILAFLGTFMLWIPGLGLGVFAALYTAGNICALVSTMFLTGPCQQLKTMCAIERAFATVMMLVCMVLTLLAAFWWNNIGLALVFCVLQFLAFTWYNTHTHTHTHSQARMHAHSQAHTLSHTHTHCGYTPSD, from the exons ATGGATAAATTAAAGAAGGCGCTGAGCAGAGGGGATGAGGGCGGCGCGGACGGACCCGGGATCCTGGAG AGAGCCAATGAGGCGTCGACGCTGACTTGTGGGACGAGGATGAAGGGCTTCGTGTTCTCCTTTGTTTTGGGGATTATACTTGCCTTCCTG GGCACCTTCATGCTGTGGATTCCAGGTCTTGGTCTTGGTGTGTTCGCTGCCCTCTACACTGCGGGAAACATCTGCGCTCTGGTCAG CACCATGTTCCTGACTGGTCCGTGTCAGCAGCTGAAGACCATGTGTGCCATCGAGAGAGCGTTCGCCACCGTCATGATGCTG gTGTGTATGGTGCTCACGCTGCTGGCTGCCTTCTGG TGGAACAACATCGGCCTCGCTCTGGTGTTCTGTGTCCTTCAGTTTCTGGCATTCACCtggtacaacacacacacacacacacacacacactcacaggcacgcatgcatgcacattcacaggcacacacactctctcacacacacacacactgtgggtaCACTCCATCTGACTGA
- the LOC124055262 gene encoding vesicle transport protein SFT2B-like isoform X8 has translation MKQELPLGFLLVPTSHPSLSCQTLAARANEASTLTCGTRMKGFVFSFVLGIILAFLGTFMLWIPGLGLGVFAALYTAGNICALVSTMFLTGPCQQLKTMCAIERAFATVMMLVCMVLTLLAAFWGEHHQVIKDLFLARSG, from the exons ATGAAGCAGGAACTCCCTCTGGGTTTCCTCCTGGTTCCCACGAGTCATCCGAGTCTTTCGTGTCAGACGTTAGCTGCA AGAGCCAATGAGGCGTCGACGCTGACTTGTGGGACGAGGATGAAGGGCTTCGTGTTCTCCTTTGTTTTGGGGATTATACTTGCCTTCCTG GGCACCTTCATGCTGTGGATTCCAGGTCTTGGTCTTGGTGTGTTCGCTGCCCTCTACACTGCGGGAAACATCTGCGCTCTGGTCAG CACCATGTTCCTGACTGGTCCGTGTCAGCAGCTGAAGACCATGTGTGCCATCGAGAGAGCGTTCGCCACCGTCATGATGCTG gTGTGTATGGTGCTCACGCTGCTGGCTGCCTTCTGG GGAGAGCATCATCAAGTTATTAAAGATCTGTTTCTAGCACGCTCTGGCTGA
- the LOC124055262 gene encoding vesicle transport protein SFT2B-like isoform X5, whose amino-acid sequence MSKRANEASTLTCGTRMKGFVFSFVLGIILAFLGTFMLWIPGLGLGVFAALYTAGNICALVSTMFLTGPCQQLKTMCAIERAFATVMMLVCMVLTLLAAFWWNNIGLALVFCVLQFLAFTWYNTHTHTHTHSQARMHAHSQAHTLSHTHTHCGYTPSD is encoded by the exons ATGTCGAAG AGAGCCAATGAGGCGTCGACGCTGACTTGTGGGACGAGGATGAAGGGCTTCGTGTTCTCCTTTGTTTTGGGGATTATACTTGCCTTCCTG GGCACCTTCATGCTGTGGATTCCAGGTCTTGGTCTTGGTGTGTTCGCTGCCCTCTACACTGCGGGAAACATCTGCGCTCTGGTCAG CACCATGTTCCTGACTGGTCCGTGTCAGCAGCTGAAGACCATGTGTGCCATCGAGAGAGCGTTCGCCACCGTCATGATGCTG gTGTGTATGGTGCTCACGCTGCTGGCTGCCTTCTGG TGGAACAACATCGGCCTCGCTCTGGTGTTCTGTGTCCTTCAGTTTCTGGCATTCACCtggtacaacacacacacacacacacacacacactcacaggcacgcatgcatgcacattcacaggcacacacactctctcacacacacacacactgtgggtaCACTCCATCTGACTGA
- the LOC124055262 gene encoding vesicle transport protein SFT2B-like isoform X4 has protein sequence MDKLKKALSRGDEGGADGPGILERANEASTLTCGTRMKGFVFSFVLGIILAFLGTFMLWIPGLGLGVFAALYTAGNICALVSTMFLTGPCQQLKTMCAIERAFATVMMLVCMVLTLLAAFWWNNIGLALVFCVLQFLAFTWYALSYVPYARESIIKLLKICF, from the exons ATGGATAAATTAAAGAAGGCGCTGAGCAGAGGGGATGAGGGCGGCGCGGACGGACCCGGGATCCTGGAG AGAGCCAATGAGGCGTCGACGCTGACTTGTGGGACGAGGATGAAGGGCTTCGTGTTCTCCTTTGTTTTGGGGATTATACTTGCCTTCCTG GGCACCTTCATGCTGTGGATTCCAGGTCTTGGTCTTGGTGTGTTCGCTGCCCTCTACACTGCGGGAAACATCTGCGCTCTGGTCAG CACCATGTTCCTGACTGGTCCGTGTCAGCAGCTGAAGACCATGTGTGCCATCGAGAGAGCGTTCGCCACCGTCATGATGCTG gTGTGTATGGTGCTCACGCTGCTGGCTGCCTTCTGG TGGAACAACATCGGCCTCGCTCTGGTGTTCTGTGTCCTTCAGTTTCTGGCATTCACCtg GTACGCCCTGTCATATGTCCCGTACGCCAg GGAGAGCATCATCAAGTTATTAAAGATCTGTTTCTAG